The segment ATCTGATTCATTATCTGCTCCAGAAAATATGCTATTTAATATTTCTGCGTTTGCCATCCCTGATCTTCTGCTAGTACAAGTATGAGCCAATAATTCATTATTGTTATCTTTACTAAAGATAGTGATCATATTATGTTGTCCAAGTGCCGATTCAAATATCTTTAATTCATTAAAATTTACGATATTATTAATCACTGCTCTTGCTTTTAAATCAGCCCTGAGTTTATTGGCACCAGACGCGGTTATATAATAATTTGTCGAAATAAATGCACATAACGAATATGGTTTACCGAGATCTAAGGCAAGATGAAAAAAGAAATAAAATAGATCCATTTTCCCTTGATAAAATTTTCCTAAATTTCCTGCTGCAATTGGTCTAAATATTTCTTTATTTCCGCTTTCTCCAACATACGGTGGATTTGCGATTACAACATCAAAACCTCCTTTCTCCTCAAACACATCAGCGAAATGCAGTTTCCATAGGAAGAATGGTTTAATTTTAGACTTTTTTAATTCCTGAATTTTTTCTAGTTCTGAAATTTTTCCATGTTCTCTTAAAGTAGCTTCAATTAATTCCCATTGAAGTTTTTCAATTTGCTTTTTTATTTCTTCTTTTTTATCTTTCTTGTTCGTCTCAAAAAACTTTTTTTGTAAAGATTTTAATTCACCAGCTTTTATCTTGGATTCATTGTGTTTATTAAAGTCAAAAAGCCCTAATTTTTCTACATCATTTTTCTCATCCTTAAAAAGTTTCTTTAATTGCTCGTTGAGTTTTTTTGCTCTTGTTTCCAGTTCAACTTTTATAAATGATGTTAACTCGTTTTTTGTATGGAGACTAAAATACTCTTTTTGTAGTAAAGATTGTTTTTGTTTAATTTCATCAATTTGTTTCTCTTTATCATTTGTAGTTTGAAATATTTTTTCATCAAAAAGTTTTATTCCTTCATATTCTTCAAGCAACGAATTTCCTTGCATTATTTTATAATCCAGATTTGGAAGTACTGGAGGTGCTATACTTGAATCATTTGATTCATACTCCACAATAAGAGCTAACCAAAAACGAACTTTGGTTATTTCCACAGCTCCTGGTTCTATATCAACTGCATAGATACAATTCTCTAATGTTTCCTTTTTAATATCATAAAGTGATAACTCTCTTCCTGATGTATTTTGTTTATGCAAAAAGTTTGTGTTTAGGTAGTATCTCACGGAAGAAATTTCATTTAGCATCCCCATAGGAAATGCTCCCGAACCAACAGCTGGGTCAACAATCTTTATATTACGAAGTGAGGAGTCAACTTTTACAGATATTTCTTTCAACTCAGGTAATCTTTTCACTATTTCTATTTGTTTTTCATCTTCAACTATTAAAGACAGATCTGTATCCTTTATTTCAAATAATTTTCTAATTCGTTCTTCAGGGGCAGTGTTCTCTGAGACTAAATGCTGAATGAGACTTTCTCTGCACATATAATGGACAATCTCTCGTGGAGTATAAAAAGCTCCCTTGTCTTTTCTATCTTTAACTTCAAGCAAATTTTCAAATATTTTTCCGAGCATCTCTGGATCAACTGAAATTTCTTGGTCTGATGGAGTATTCTCATCAACTGTAAAGTTATATTGATCAAAGAAATCAAGTAAATTTCCAATAGTTTTGTTGGGGATATAAATAGTACTATTCTCCCACTTATAAATACTCTCAAAAAGTCCACCATTTAAAAATGGGATACGACAATTTAATTTTTCATAAAGATCATCTTTTCCTCGTTTCTCTGAAGCCAAGGCCTCATAGAACATTGGCTCAAGGTAATCATTAAAATAATTTTTATTTGATTTTTCACAAGTTGTGAATAATGTCCTTAGAAAAGCTTGGTCTCCGGAACCCCAATTCTCATTAGGCCTCACGCCCAACCATCCTTTCTTTTGCACAAAATACAAAAAAACTATTTGCCCCATCATCTTTTTTACAAAATCATGTGATGTTGAAATATCAGTTTTTACAACAGTGTTTTGGAATACTTCATTTTTGTCAAAATCTTCTCGGGTATCAAGAAATAAATCGCGATATTTCTTGAAGAACTCTTTTGTGACTTTTTCAACCGAAAACATCTCCCGAAGTTCTTCGAATTTAGTGAAATTGAATGATGATACTTGTTGAAAAAAAGTAGTGTTAGTTTGTTCTTTTGATACAAAATAAGTAAACCGGCGAAAAGTACTATAATTTACTTTAATCCCAACATAATCAGCATAGATCAAACTTATGCGAAAATCTCCCTTACTATCATAATATACAAAAATCCCTGCTCGAGATTTTTGGAAATTCTTTAAAATTTTCTTACTTATGTCGTATTGTGTTTTACGACTTGTTCTCTCGTTTAAAGAGCCTAGAGAACGAGCACAAATAACCACAATATTTGTATTATCTTCAAGATCAAAATCGCCCAACTGAATAAAATCTATGAATTGTTTATCGTTGAAATCTACAAGTAAATTATGTTTAATTCTAAAAAAATCATGACTCTTTAATACATCCACTAAAGATTCTGGAGAAAAATCATTAATAAGTTTTTGAAATTTTATTTGACTCATTTTTTAGATTAAATTTTTCTGTTCTCAATTGCGATAACGACTTCTTGAGTATTCAATTTTGTAGCTGATTTGATTTTATCTAAATAATCAAACCCAAGATTATTTCTAAGCTCATTGAGTAATTCTAATATCACTTTTGAATTGTCTTTTGAATTTTCAATAGTAGGTAAATCTGCCAAGCGGCGAAGTGTAAATGTACTTAGAGTTTGATAATCAGTAAGATCATCTAATAAGGTACGAACGAATGATGCAAAATCTTGAACGTTCTCATCAAATTTTTCAATATTTTGCAGAAGCGTGTTCAAATTATTAAATGATTTAGTTTCAATTGCCATTTGTGATGACTGTTGTGTTTTCTGTTCTATAATTTTTGCCTTATCGTAATTTTCCCAAAAGGGCGCGCTTCGTGAAACAGACTTTTCTTCCGGGGTAGATTTTATTCTCTCAAGAACTTCTTCAATATTTAAATCTCTGGCTTCTTTTTCTTCATTGATCATTCCTCGCACAAAAAGAGGTCTACCTTTACGAATAAAAACTAGTAAGTCATTTTCTTTATATTGCTTGGCAACTTTAATACGAGCAGGTAACATTTTTATTTTTTCAATAACTTCTGGATATTTTATTTTTATACCATAATAAAGACGGCGAATAGTGGTAATAAAACTTTCGGCTTCAACTTCTTCCGGATTTTGTTGTATTTTAGTGAATAAACCAGCAGCTGAAGGCTTTTCATCTGGACTAAATATTTTTGAATCTTCTCCAAGAGTACTATGAATCATGAACATTTTAGCTTCAGCAATCTCCCTGTTTTTCACATGCTCAGCTCCTTGTATAGTTGGGAAAAAATTATAAATATAAAGATTTTCAAAAACCTTTTGTCCAATACGGTTTATACGACCTACGCGCTGTATAACTCTTGTTGGATTCCAGGGAATGTCATAATTTACAACAGCACCACTTTTACTTAAGTTGAAACCTTCTGATATTTTATCAGTACCAACTAATATAGAAAAATTTTCTTCTTGTTTTTTTTGACTTGCATCAAAATTTTTAAGAACATCATTTATACGTCCCGTAGAAGTACTTCCATAAACAGACAAAACCTTATCTTTAAACTTTTTATCTAAATTTTCAAAAATATGTTTTGCAGTATCGGCATATTCTGTAAAAATAACAATTTTTCTCTCTGGTTCATTTTTATTCTCTTTTGTATTCAATATTATTTCAATTTGACTCGACAACGCTTTAATCTTAGGATCATTCTCTACTAATTCTAGTGACACTAATTCTGCTTTTATTTTTTCAAATAAATCTTTATCATTTTTTAAATCCTTCAAAAATTTATCTTTATCTTTGAAGTTCTCAATTGTATACTTTTTTGATTTTTTATCATTTACTAAATCTTCAACGGAATCTGCTATCTTTGCAATACATTCCGCAACTTCATCATCATCACCATCCGAAATGGTTTCAATTAAATCTCTATTTAAGGTAAACCTACCGTTAGTTTTGTCTATGAACTCTAAGGCTTTAGAGGTTATTATATAAAAATTATTTATACTTTGAGCAAATGCATTAAATGAACTTTCAAAACGCTTTATAAGCAAACGTCGCATAAAATGGAACAAACTTGTTTGCGAAATATACTCAAAGTTTTCTTCTTCTCCAAGTATTTTTTCACCTTCAACTAATCCTTTTTCATAAACAAAAGGTCGATACATAGCACCAGTAAAAACACCGTCTTCGCAAAAATATTCACCAATAACACGATCATAAAAAGATGACTGCTCTTTTGAGAGCGTAAAATACACTTCTCTCGGATCTGCAACTTTTGATAAATTCTTTACTTCTTTTGAATATTCTGGATCATTTTTTAAATCAATTCTGTTACGACGAATTACAACAGGTTCTATTATCTGACGAATTCTATTTGAGATGTATTTTATACGTCCATTTACCATTTCAGGATTAACCTCGGTACTTTGAAATAAAATTGCGTAATCAGAAATTGCTTTTTCTTTTTTCTTTTTATCTACTGAGTTATAATTTTTATTTA is part of the Candidatus Falkowbacteria bacterium genome and harbors:
- a CDS encoding Eco57I restriction-modification methylase domain-containing protein, whose protein sequence is MSQIKFQKLINDFSPESLVDVLKSHDFFRIKHNLLVDFNDKQFIDFIQLGDFDLEDNTNIVVICARSLGSLNERTSRKTQYDISKKILKNFQKSRAGIFVYYDSKGDFRISLIYADYVGIKVNYSTFRRFTYFVSKEQTNTTFFQQVSSFNFTKFEELREMFSVEKVTKEFFKKYRDLFLDTREDFDKNEVFQNTVVKTDISTSHDFVKKMMGQIVFLYFVQKKGWLGVRPNENWGSGDQAFLRTLFTTCEKSNKNYFNDYLEPMFYEALASEKRGKDDLYEKLNCRIPFLNGGLFESIYKWENSTIYIPNKTIGNLLDFFDQYNFTVDENTPSDQEISVDPEMLGKIFENLLEVKDRKDKGAFYTPREIVHYMCRESLIQHLVSENTAPEERIRKLFEIKDTDLSLIVEDEKQIEIVKRLPELKEISVKVDSSLRNIKIVDPAVGSGAFPMGMLNEISSVRYYLNTNFLHKQNTSGRELSLYDIKKETLENCIYAVDIEPGAVEITKVRFWLALIVEYESNDSSIAPPVLPNLDYKIMQGNSLLEEYEGIKLFDEKIFQTTNDKEKQIDEIKQKQSLLQKEYFSLHTKNELTSFIKVELETRAKKLNEQLKKLFKDEKNDVEKLGLFDFNKHNESKIKAGELKSLQKKFFETNKKDKKEEIKKQIEKLQWELIEATLREHGKISELEKIQELKKSKIKPFFLWKLHFADVFEEKGGFDVVIANPPYVGESGNKEIFRPIAAGNLGKFYQGKMDLFYFFFHLALDLGKPYSLCAFISTNYYITASGANKLRADLKARAVINNIVNFNELKIFESALGQHNMITIFSKDNNNELLAHTCTSRRSGMANAEILNSIFSGADNESDYYFLRQIQLYDGEEKYMRLSGIGNMENPIEKVLIKMKKQGVILKDVCEINQGLVTGANKVSLKHIIKYKFKAEVGDGIFVLSKDEAERINEKEYLKPWYKNSDISRWITQNTTNQLVIYLDGNEQTNKIQSIIKHLEKYRDNLQERREVHKGSRNWYDLWRSRTKTIFESEKIVAPYRSKTNTFGYNEIPWYAASDVYFLGQKDEQISLKFVLGLLNSKLYYVWLCQRGKRKGGILELFYQPLSEIPIMKISIDQQKPLIGLVESILKITKTDDYLENTEKQAKVRELEHQIDELVYKLYGLTNEEIQIVECKK
- a CDS encoding helicase encodes the protein MSNFITNEEGKDLKNRLVELIGNSKELSFLVGFFYFSGIAELYESIKDRPDIRINVLVGLNADKGVHGLFEYSENGNNLTNREKIKNYFSSVKSSLNTDEFDNKEFEGQIMYFIKLINNNQLQIRKTLEPNHAKLYIFKIKDELATIRKSVFITGSSNLTKSGLSNQHEFNVELGDFGTEDADKYFDELWENSIKITETEQYKKELISLLQKETLIAEPTPFEAYVSILQHYLDAQSQVEVSSSIKELLERKGYKTYKYQLDATAQALGMVEEVGGVIIADVVGLGKSVITGMVAKQLGKRGLVICPPGLVGDDNKSSGWKKYLEDFELYNWDVRSCGLATLRNTLSFIQERNDIEVIVVDEAHRFRNQDTEAYELLSMICKNRKVILLTATPFNNSPADIFSLLKLFIVPGKSQLTVAPNLSVEFRDYRNLFKRLNEINKNYNSVDKKKKEKAISDYAILFQSTEVNPEMVNGRIKYISNRIRQIIEPVVIRRNRIDLKNDPEYSKEVKNLSKVADPREVYFTLSKEQSSFYDRVIGEYFCEDGVFTGAMYRPFVYEKGLVEGEKILGEEENFEYISQTSLFHFMRRLLIKRFESSFNAFAQSINNFYIITSKALEFIDKTNGRFTLNRDLIETISDGDDDEVAECIAKIADSVEDLVNDKKSKKYTIENFKDKDKFLKDLKNDKDLFEKIKAELVSLELVENDPKIKALSSQIEIILNTKENKNEPERKIVIFTEYADTAKHIFENLDKKFKDKVLSVYGSTSTGRINDVLKNFDASQKKQEENFSILVGTDKISEGFNLSKSGAVVNYDIPWNPTRVIQRVGRINRIGQKVFENLYIYNFFPTIQGAEHVKNREIAEAKMFMIHSTLGEDSKIFSPDEKPSAAGLFTKIQQNPEEVEAESFITTIRRLYYGIKIKYPEVIEKIKMLPARIKVAKQYKENDLLVFIRKGRPLFVRGMINEEKEARDLNIEEVLERIKSTPEEKSVSRSAPFWENYDKAKIIEQKTQQSSQMAIETKSFNNLNTLLQNIEKFDENVQDFASFVRTLLDDLTDYQTLSTFTLRRLADLPTIENSKDNSKVILELLNELRNNLGFDYLDKIKSATKLNTQEVVIAIENRKI